The following are encoded together in the Strongyloides ratti genome assembly S_ratti_ED321, chromosome : 2 genome:
- a CDS encoding Gamma-aminobutyric acid A receptor/Glycine receptor alpha family and Neurotransmitter-gated ion-channel transmembrane domain and Neurotransmitter-gated ion-channel family and Neurotransmitter-gated ion-channel ligand-binding domain-containing protein codes for MRKVESLNWRMPNNYYKIIVIIFVLIIFNNNFIQYQVEGANLEAYTNFEVVDGGLIEKSPQSSKINTNNRKRHERGALSQIGNEKKSLNDNKINNSNDNLNILNMSNSFENTTHLSGKEKCTRNSLNMGNIIKSLLKDYDTHLLPESDGVNVTIELHVQGVSGISEITADFELDIMYSEIWSDKRLSFHHLNVCATNITVKSDFRNKIWTPDTCIINSKESAIHSSPSENTFVILYQTGMVWSNFRMNVRAPCSMDLKMFPFDRIECRLTFESYSFNRDEVRLLWHNNAVTMMEKVELPDFDLIGWTTHRKQMDYPNGVWDRAQVNFTFARRYGFYLFQSYFPTSLTVISSWVGFFFDVRSVSARITLGVSSLLALTFQFGNVLRHLPRVSYIKCLDVWMIFSVIFIFCTLVELAIVCQLNRWERERQIGSKVLGHWLNQIKKNMRNDKNKGTGSGTKNGSDNDNNNNNNDNNSTARRRWMIGAKSISNPINGSTIRENENDLISNIELNGKEIVTTTMLSNRNEDQKDTLLSQVENEVLNSEKKYKKNIFYRAKFYIIRLINSWIERDWTITSVQVDRISMIMFPLSFLVFNIIYWLVYFSKMDRPL; via the exons ATGAGAAAGGTTGAATCATTAAATTGGCGAATgccaaataattattataaaataattgttataatatttgtattaattatattcaataataattttatacaatacCAAGTTGAAGGTGCAAATTTGGAAGCTTATACTAATTTTGAAGTTGTTGATGGTggtttaattgaaaaatcaccacaatcttcaaaaattaatactaaTAATCGTAAACGACATGAAAGAGGAGCATTATCACAAATaggaaatgaaaaaaaatctttgAATGATAATAAGATTAACAATTCGAATGACAACTTGAATATTCTTAATATGTCAAATTCATTTGAAAATACAACACATCTTTCgggaaaagaaaaatgtacTCGAAATAGTCTTAATATgggaaatattattaaatcacttttaaaagattatgaTACTCATTTACTACCAGAATCTGATGGTGTTAATGTTACAATTGAATTACATGTACAG gGTGTGTCTGGAATATCTGAGATAACAGCTGACTTTGAATTAGATATAATGTATAGTGAGATATGGTCTGATAAGAGATTAAGTTTTCATCATTTAAATGTTTGTGCTACCAACATAACAGTTAAAAGtgattttagaaataaaatttggaCACCAGATACATGTATTATTAATTCAAAAGAAAGTGCTATTCATAGTTCACCATCAGAGAATACTTTTGTTATTCTATACCAAACTGGTATGGTTTGGAGTAATTTTAGAATGAATGTTCGTGCTCCATGTTCTATggatttaaaaatgtttccaTTTGATAGAATTGAGTGCAGGTTAACTTTTGAAAGTTACTCTTTTAATAGAGATGAAGTTCGGTTATTATGGCATAATAATGCTGTAACAATGATGGAAAAAGTTGAATTACCtgattttgatttaattgGTTGGACTACACATAGAAAACAAATGGATTATCCTAATGGAGTTTGGGATCGTGCTCAggttaattttacttttgcTAGACGTTATGgtttttatctttttcaatCATACTTTCCAACTTCATTAACTGTTATTAGTAGTTGGGTTGGATTTTTCTTTGAT gtTCGATCAGTATCTGCCAGAATAACATTAGGTGTCAGTTCTTTATTAGCATTAACATTTCAATTTGGTAATGTTCTTAGGCATCTACCAAGAGttagttatataaaatgtctTGATGTATGGATGATATTCTcggtaatttttatattttgtacaTTAGTGGAATTGGCTATCGTCTGCCAACTAAACAGATGGGAAAGAGAACGTCAAATTGGAAGCAAAGTTTTAGGACACTGgttaaatcaaataaaaaaaaatatgagaaatgataaaaataaggGTACTGGTAGTGGTACTAAAAATGGTAgtgataatgataataataataataataatgataataattccACTGCAAGAAGAAGATGGATGATAGGAGCAAAAAGTATTAGTAATCCTATAAATGGAAGTACAATAAgagaaaatgaaaatgatttaatttcaaatattgaATTAAATGGTAAAGAAATTGTTACAACAACAATGTTATCAAATAGAAATGAAGATCAAAAAGATACATTATTGTCACAGGTAGAAAATGAAGTATTAAATTCtgagaaaaaatataaaaaaaatatattttatcgtgccaaattttatattatacgGTTAATTAATTCATGGATTGAAAGAGACTGGACCATTACATCAGTACAGGTTGATAGGATCTCTATGATTATGTTtccattatcatttttagtttttaatattat atattggctggtttatttttcaaaaatggATAGAcccttataa
- a CDS encoding TBC1 domain family member 5 has translation MEKKIRTSTSSSTSSGATSTTTIASSSHQTSSGIYYYTTGSRKVNVHKPPYTEEWSRCFQHGKIQLKILRQHALEGDLRSSKMRSIYWRLFLRILPLNKDEWLPIVERYRCEYEEIKIKHSRNPQDFNEGDPQSNNPLSLQENCPWREFFYNCELKEQIKKDVDRSFPEVPFFKNPDTRQIMIDVLFIYAKEHPHIEYKQGMHEILGPLLFVLNYDQENFITLKEANVINTLNENDKRLLGYLNDPHFREHDVYQMFVGVMILIESWYIYGDENLSKSDDENSSSDISNDGKCMYNNIDNLNDLKRKRKLSISTYQSNLFKQSFDSNTSKSFIIDKLKEIMEIFLKEYDNVLYNHLKNLNIPPQVYGIRWLRLLFGREFPFPDLLYIWDVILSDDDPLIMVDFIFLSLLLQIREQLISSDYSCCIQYLMRYPPIIDVVNFVKFSLHIRSPKKYTMPKMSGPMNFSNITLSGQIHPNADKKKYISIFNDNKETKKVIKDKEIDNISIFSQASSNDNYDESNHHRNSSIENIKNSPEYEMTSMNRRHTFTNGTRNSKLSITEQQEYDAMKKQIDSLQQATINSETKQFEASQRLYEIMSGIKQLSIEKDIKKQLIKSIGEVAARLTYSSINEASIRNVTMPTDTSPTREGVEVAIEAKSPENV, from the exons atggaaaaaaaaataagaactTCTACATCTTCCTCAACTAGTAGTGGGGCAACATCAACTACCACTATTGCTTCTTCCTCTCACCAAACATCATCAggaatatattattacacAACTGGGAGTAGGAAAGTTAATGTTCATAAACCACCATATAc GGAAGAATGGTCTAGATGTTTTCAACATGGTAagatacaattaaaaatccTTAGACAACATGCTTTGGAAGGAGACTTAAGATCCAGTAAAATGAGATCAATCTACTGGAggttatttttaagaatactTCCTTTAAATAAAGATGAATGGTTACCTATTGTGGAGAGATATAGATGTGAATatgaagaaattaaaataaaacattcaAGGAATCCTCAAGATTTTAATGAAGGTGATCCTCAATCAAATAATCCTCTTTCTCTTCAAGAAAATTGTCCCTGGagagaatttttttataattgtgaATTAAAAGAACAAATAAAGAAGGATGTTGATAGATCATTTCCTGAGGTACCATTTTTTAAGAATCCTGATACACGACAAATAATGATtgatgttttatttatttatgctAAAGAACATCCTCATATTGAGTATAAACAGGGAATGCATGAAATATTAGGAcctttattatttgttttaaattatgatcaagaaaattttattacactTAAAGAGGCTAATGTTATTAAtacattaaatgaaaatgataaaagattattagGTTATTTAAATGATCCACATTTTAGGGAACATGATGTTTATCAGATGTTTGTTGGGGTTATGATATTAATTGAAAGTTGGTATATTTATGGTGATGAAAATCTTTCAAAAAGTGATGATGAAAATAGTAGTAGTGATATTAGTAATGATGGTAAGTGtatgtataataatattgataatttaaatgacctgaaaagaaaaagaaaattaagtATTAGTACATATCaaagtaatttatttaaacagTCTTTTGATAGCAATACCTCAAAATCTTTTATcatagataaattaaaagagataatggaaatttttttgaaagaaTATGATAATGTTctatataatcatttaaaaaatttaaatatccCCCCACAAGTTTATGGGATAAGATGGTTAAGACTATTATTTGGAAGAGAATTTCCTTTTCCtgatcttttatatatatgggATGTCATTTTATCTGATGATGATCCATTAATAATGGTTgactttatctttttatcactattattacaaataagAGAACAATTAATATCTAGTGATTATAGTTGTTgtatacaatatttaatgaGATATCCACCTATAATTGATGTTGtgaattttgttaaattttctCTTCATATCAGATCCCCTAAA AAATATACTATGCCTAAAATGAGTGGACCAATGAATTTTTCCAATATTACTTTATCAGGACAAATTCATCCAAATGCTGATAAGAAAAAGTacatatcaatttttaatgacaataaagaaacaaaaaaagttatcaAAGATAAAGAGATTGATAATATAAGTATTTTTTCACAAGCCTCATCAAATGACAATTATGATGAAAGTAATCACCATAGAAATAGTAgtatagaaaatataaaaaattctcCTGAATATGAAATGACGTCAATGAATAGGAGGCATACATTTACTAATGGGACAAGAAATTCTAAATTATCAATAACAGAACAACAAGAGTATGATGCAATGAAAAAACAAATAGATTCCCTTCAACAGGCAACTATAAATTCTGAGACAAAACAATTTGAAGCATCACAAAGATTATATGAAATTATGAGTGGTATCAAACAATTAAGTATTGAGAAGGATATTAAAAAACAGTTGATAAAAAGTATTGGTGAAGTTGCTGCGAGATTAACTTATTCTTCTATAAATGAAGCATCCATTAGAAATGTTACAATGCCGACTGATACATCTCCAACCAGGGAAGGTGTTGAGGTTGCAATTGAAGCAAAATCTCCTGagaatgtataa
- a CDS encoding Sulfotransferase family-containing protein, with amino-acid sequence MSTLFQAIMCLLYDENLFFKNNRNLIYESSNIRLCRKLNEFNSPFKAIQAYNKTIPKDNWRYVVITRNPVDRFISNFIDRCIRKPTKEYNYMLKESNSVMMRKDFEDMHFFPQNWRCNFRKILSNYTVIKYQNKNIRDIEEVVSSLNNIFYEQKVPNSTLTFIRNQLLSSKTMHTTIDTKAREFFENRLTRSPFLMEYIIRMYYYDFKLFNYTIPEIKF; translated from the exons atgtcaACACTATTTCAAGCAATAATGTGTCTTTTATatgatgaaaatttattttttaaaaacaatcgaaatttaatatatgaatCTAGTAATATAAGATTATGTAGAAAgttaaatgaatttaataGTCCTTTTAAAGCTATCCAAgcttataataaaacaattccAAAAGATAACTGGAGATATGTAGTTATAACAAGAAATCCTGTTGATagatttatttcaaattttattgatagaTGTATAAGAAAACCAACAAAAG aatataattatatgttaaaagAATCCAATTCAGTTATGATGAGAAAAGATTTTGAAGATATGCATTTTTTCCCTCAAAATTGGAGATGTAATTTTAggaaaatattatcaaattacactgtaataaaatatcaaaataaaaatattcgaGATATTGAGGAAGTTGTTAGTTcattaaataacattttttatgaaCAAAAAGTTCCAAATTCAacattaacatttattagaAATCAACTATTGTCTTCAAAAACCATGCATACAACAATTGATACAAAAGCAAGggaattttttgaaaatcgCCTTACCAGAAGTCCATTTCTTATGgaatatattataagaatGTATTACTATgactttaaattatttaattatactaTTCCTgagattaaattttaa
- a CDS encoding Nucleoporin Nup85-like family-containing protein, with translation MSENNTYENIELNFIVKTKEIFGRAQALAQQQSGFLTKSEVLGLCEKYIDAIVATVNELEPLEEYCAETDVYKIYGKIFLFAQEIMIGSLEGTTLGFDLLRWNKNSLEEVEDIANQLIQDVKNGKMLVEDHQCYWNLVIFNILTGEFQNAKGLLQEHSNAVTSEAYATVISKLSQLKSSWFLLDSPLTKFKEWQDDLKNLLKTGLFKADPYLSWVVNILIGDMDTFKQLAAQNIETWYQILPAVVFFCFPETELLDLGPILTQVLEMFPNQELNMLDNVMLAILRNDWIKVSEILLNEVNDFWLAAHIFDSVYKTSPTLLIVDTVNLRDLVVQRYAETLFSKGCYVTAIGYFMEANLPNVEELISRKIMETPDIDEESSGILLQICDNVGLNECRNEIGKRMTKKYLSEGNWMNALQSALASKNRTSIANVCNTILENASPDDICKLNELDSLMRSFSTIPHVLILRKYIQCNMDIRDGELTKGAENLSQIILSNHASTKFTFTLIRDLVMVLGTASNENISTFDAETCHQLSRFLAFFELDVNRMLTSGDISSATKKCFENEIDLLNEIRLFKELLINEMTRAFVF, from the exons ATGTCTGAGAATAATACCTATGAAAACATTGAATtgaattttattgttaaaactaaag aAATTTTTGGAAGAGCTCAGGCGTTAGCTCAGCAACAAAGTGGctttttaacaaaatcaGAAGTTTTAGGACTTTGTGAAAAATACATTGATGCAATTGTTGCAACAGTCAATGAACTTGAACCACTTGAAGAATATTGTGCAGAGACTGAtgtttacaaaatttatgggaaaatatttctttttgcACAGGAAATTATGATTGGTTCATTGGAAGGGACAACACTTGGTTTTGATCTTCTTAGATggaataaaaatagtttagaAGAGGTAGAGGATATTGCAAATCAACTTATTCAAGATGTTAAAAATGGAAAGATGTTGGTTGAAGATCATCAATGTTACTGGAATCttgtcatttttaatatattgacAGGTGAATTTCAGAATGCTAAAGGACTTCTCCAAGAGCATTCGAATGCTGTTACTTCTGAAGCTTATGCAACCgtaatttcaaaattatcaCAACTTAAATCTTCCTGGTTTTTGTTGGATTCACCACTTACAAAATTCAAAGAATGGCAAGATGATCTTAAAAATCTTCTAAAAACTGGTTTATTTAAAGCAGATCCCTATCTTTCTTGGGTTGTAAATATTCTTATTGGAGATATGGATACATTTAAACAATTAGCTGCACAGAATATTGAAACATGGTATCAAATTTTACCAGCAGTTGTTTTCTTTTGTTTTCCTGAAACTGAATTATTAGATTTAGGGCCGATACTTACTCAAGTTTTGGAAATGTTTCCAAATCAAGAACTTAATATGTTAGATAATGTTATGCTGGCTATTTTACGTAACGATTGGATAAAGGTATCAGAAATTCTTTTAAACGAAGTTAACGATTTTTGGCTTGCTGCTCACATTTTTGATAGTGTCTACAAGACTTCACCTACTCTTCTGATTGTTGATACAGTTAATTTAAGGGATTTAGTCGTTCAACGGTATGCTGaaacattattttcaaaGGGATGTTATGTTACAGCAATAGGATATTTTATGGAGGCTAACCTTCCTAATGTTGAGGAACTTATTTCACGGAAAATTATGGAAACACCTGATATTGATGAAGAATCTTCTGGTATTCTTCTTCAAATATGTGATAATGTTGGTTTAAATGAATGTCGTAATGAGATAGGAAAAAGAATGACTAAAAAGTATCTTTCTGAAGGAAATTGGATGAATGCTCTTCAATCAGCTTTGGCATCTAAAAATAGAACCTCTATTGCTAATGTATGCAATACAATTTTGGAGAATGCCTCTCCTGATGATATTTGCAAACTTAATGAATTAGATTCTTTGATGCGTTCTTTTTCTACAATTCCTCATGTGTtgattttaagaaaatatattcaatGTAATATGGATATAAGAGATGGAGAACTTACTAAAGGAGCTGAAAATCTTtcacaaataatattatcaaatcaTGCTTCTActaaatttacttttacaTTGATCAGAGATTTAGTAATGGTTCTTGGTACAGCatcaaatgaaaatatttcaacATTTGATGCTGAAACGTGTCATCAACTTTCAAGATTTTTGGCTTTCTTTGAATTAGATGTTAATAGAATGCTTACATCTGGAGATATAAGTAGTGCTAccaaaaaatgttttgaaaatgaaattgaTCTTTTGAATGAAATACGACTTTTCAAAGAATTACTAATTAATGAAATGACTCGAGCTTTTGTTTTTTAG
- a CDS encoding Huntingtin interacting protein 1, with protein MSRSALNTNDREAFLKSQLVAIHKALNKVEAPLKQKHARALTIGTHKERSAAFFWSAVSRIQLEKHPVLTWKFCHLLHKLIRDGHRQVLNDSYRYTHRIQQLSAFWQHLKTSGFGKCNNAYCSMLNSRLNFHKRHHIFPGNLNLTENQLNSLLGGDINEPFELAVEMLDEMDCLMNFQSTVYEAIEVLRVSSLVPSGQCLLAPLILVVLDSSKFYDYLVKIIFKLHSSLPADVLAGHRERFNGLFKKVKKFYEDAGKMQYFKYLVSVPQIPSSPPDFLVASDLNSYQTPHAYLHGEEGHDESSNHDTMSIADEGTILDLNFDDTSSVTESNTSTMNPSDINSIFNSLPPVSAPDEKDTTIANLRNELETAKVNQNRIINEAKLRFDQYENRVMQLQSEIDFHKQSADEVKDELERVKSIAQETQNKVKSTNQEEYEKKIQSQEQKFNKMKDIYGKLREEHIKTLTDIKNLNTRVFELEEASAKKEEKIASNNTTVDELNDHLARSELEIENLKRLLSEKEAEKKVCENELQRKKKEEIDELFKKVCSGGIEILTNNNDNLGNATSITYPTHLVLEQYDYLINLMDELKKNLSDENPNIGNIVHSLNNISHIMANTLANTVSAAYTTSIESFEPVNENYATAQLDNVLSSYKDLKIQCEKLPSLTMDISEEEIGSQFEEEMARMDEAIKAAVEAMQALQQKSRQNHTGLRLEVNDNILDACNELMAAIQILIIKSRDVQQEIVQASGGNSNPREFYKKNHQWTDGLLSAAQAVGVTARVLVASADNAIVGSGKFEQLIVAATELAASIAQLSVASRVKSNKNSTKLAELGAAVKTVNKCTANVVATTKNGQKSLNDDKLLDFTHLSLHEAKKEEMESQVRTLELEAELSRERNKLSQLRKQHYHLASLVSAENNNS; from the exons atgtctCGATCAGCTTTGAATACAAATGATCGTGAAGCTTTCCTTAAGTCTCAG tTAGTTGCAATACATAAAGCTTTAAATAAGGTAGAAGCCCCTCTTAAACAGAAACATGCTCGAGCTTTAACTATAGGAACTCATAAAGAAAGATCTGCTGCTTTCTTTTGGAGCGCTGTTTCTAGAATACAGTTAGAAAAACATCCTGTTTTAACATGGAAATTTTGTCATCTTCTTCATAAATTAATTAGAGATGGCCATCGTCAAGTTCTTAATGATTCTTATAGATATACTCATCGTATACAACAATTGTCAGCTTTTTGGCAACATCTTAAAACTTCTGGATTTGGAAAATGTAATAATGCCTATTGTAGTATGCTTAATAGTAGActaaattttcataaaagGCATCATATCTTTCCtggtaatttaaatttaactgaaaatcaattaaattcattattGGGAGGTGATATTAATGAACCATTTGAACTTGCTGTTGAAATGCTTGATGAAATGGATTGTTTAATGAATTTTCAAAGTACTGTTTATGAAGCTATAGAAGTACTAAGAGTATCATCATTAGTTCCATCAGGACAATGTTTACTAGCACCACTTATTTTGGTTGTCCTTGattcttcaaaattttatgattatcttgtaaaaattatcttcAAATTACATTCATCTCTTCCTGCTGATGTTTTGGCTGGGCATAGAGAAAGATTTAAtggtttatttaaaaaagttaaaaagttttatgaGGATGCTGGTAAGAtgcaatattttaaatatcttgtTTCTGTACCTCAAATACCATCATCACCACCAGATTTTTTGGTTGCTTCAGATTTAAATTCTTATCAAACACCTCATGCATATTTACATGGTGAGGAGGGCCATGATGAGTCATCTAATCATGATACAATGTCTATAGCTGATGAAGGAACAATATTAGATCTTAATTTTGATGATACAAGTAGTGTCACAGAATCTAATACAAGTACCATGAATCCCTCAGACATcaattctatttttaattcacTTCCACCAGTCTCTGCACCTGATGAGAAAGATACTACAATAGCTAATCTTAGAAATGAACTTGAGACAGCTAAAGTTAACCAAAATAGAATTATTAATGAGGCGAAATTACGTTTTGATCAATATGAAAATAGAGTAATGCAACTTCAATCTGAAATTGATTTTCATAAACAATCTGCTGATGAAGTTAAAGATGAATTGGAACGTGTAAAATCAATTGCTCAGGAAACacaaaataaagtaaaatctACAAATCAAGAGGagtatgaaaaaaaaattcagaGTCAggaacaaaaatttaataagatGAAAGATATTTATGGTAAACTTCGTGAAGAGCATATTAAAACACTAactgatattaaaaatcttaaTACCAGAGTTTTTGAGTTAGAGGAAGCTAGTGCAAAGAAAGAAGAAAAGATAGCATCAAATAATACAACTGTTGATGAATTAAATGATCACCTAGCTAGAAGTGAATTAGAAATTGAAAACTTAAAAAGACTTTTAAGTGAAAAAGAAGCTGAAAAGAAAGTTTGTGAGAATGAATTACAgagaaagaaaaaagaagagattgatgaattatttaaaaaggtATGTTCAGGGGGAATTGAAATATTAACCAATAACAATGATAATCTTGGAAATGCGACTTCTATAACATATCCAACACATTTAGTTTTGGAGCAGTATGATtatcttataaatttaatggatgaattgaaaaaaaatcttaGTGATGAAAACCCAAATATTGGAAATATAGTTCATTCtttgaataatatttctCATATAATGGCTAATACTTTGGCAAATACGGTTTCTGCAGCCTACACTACTTCAATAGAATCTTTCGAGCCTGTCAATGAAAATT atgCCACTGCACAACTTGATAATGTGTTATCTTCTTacaaagatttaaaaatacaatgtGAAAAATTACCATCATTAACAATGGATATTTCTGAGGAGGAGATAGGATCACAGTTTGAAGAAGAAATGGCAAGAATGGATGAAGCTATTAAGGCAGCTGTTGAAGCAATGCAAGCTCTTCAACAAAAATCTCGCCAAAATCATACAGGTCTTAGATTAGaagttaatgataatattctTGATGCTTGTAATGAGTTAATGGCAGCTAttcaaattttgataattaaaagtCGTGATGTTCAACAAGAAATAGTTCAGGCAAGTGGTGGTAATTCTAATCCTAgagaattttataaaaaaaatcatcaaTGGACAGATGGGTTGTTGTCAGCAGCACAGGCTGTTGGTGTAACAGCTCGTGTACTAGTAGCATCAGCTGATAATGCAATAGTAGGGTCAGGAAAGTTTGAACAATTGATAGTTGCAGCAACAGAACTAGCTGCTTCAATAGCTCAGTTATCTGTTGCCTCAAGAGTTaaatctaataaaaattccACCAAATTAGCAGAGTTAGGAGCTGCTGTCAAGACTGTAAATAAATGTACGGCTAATGTTGTTGCTACAACTAAAAATGGacaaaaatcattaaatgatgata aattattaGATTTTACTCATCTATCATTACATGAAGCAAAGAAAGAAGAAATGGAATCTCAAGTTAGGACACTAGAATTAGAAGCTGAATTATCAAGAGAGAGGAATAAATTATCTCAGTTAAGGAAACAACATTATCATTTAGCTTCTCTGGTATCAGCTGAGAATAATAATAGCTAG
- a CDS encoding Transmembrane protein 55A/B family-containing protein, whose product MSDGPGNVDENAPLINNAGDNIRLTGGYNVDGINSVNNDHPSEHGGGGSSSSRVRGYTNEAISINEDVVEGREEKLVTNVINEELVPDNVISYGTNDRDRARNPTSESGSEAQSDGFQRPPFVECRVCQREVDISARLHQHVVRCGVCGEATPIRSAPPGKKYVRCPCNCLLICKASSARIACPRRNCRRVITLGDSTPTGIASRAPPGTSRISCVWCHEVFMFNTLVNRVAQCPHCKKESSVGLGFARSRAVFFTSLAVLVFIITVIVNCLTWSPTGHVFLLLIIYLTGYILSISLAYKSLYFWRLKVSNSLGPL is encoded by the exons ATGTCTGATGGTCCTGGAAATGTTGATGAAAATGCTCCTCTAATAAATAATGCTGGTGATAATATAAGATTAACTGGTGGATATAATGTAGATGGAATAAATTCTGTTAATAATGATCATCCATCTGAACATGGTGGTGGTGGTAGTAGTAGTAGTAGAGTAAGAGGATATACAAATGAGGCAATTTCTATTAATGAAGATGTTGTTGAAGGAAGAGAAGAAAAACTTGTTACTAATGTTATAAATGAAGAATTGGTTCCCGATAATGTGATATCATATGGTACTAATGATAGAGATCGAGCTCGTAATCCTACATCTGAATCTGGAAGTGAAGCTCAGTCAGATGGTTTTCAAAGAc cACCATTTGTTGAATGCCGTGTATGTCAAAGAGAAGTTGATATTTCTGCACGTCTTCATCAACATGTTGTAAGGTGTGGTGTTTGTGGAGAGGCAACACCTATAAGAAGTGCACCACCaggaaaaaaatatgttagaTGCCCATGTAACTGTTTATTAATTTGTAAGGCATCTTCAGCTAGAATAGCATGTCCTAGAAGAAATTGCCGTCGTGTTATTACACTTGGTGATTCAACTCCTACTGGAATTGCATCTCGAGCACCACCTGGTACTTCGAGAATATCATGTGTTTGGTGTCATGAAGTATTTATGTTTAATACATTAGTTAATAGAGTTGCACAGTGTCCTCATTGTAAGAAAGAAAGTTCTGTTGGATTAGGATTTGCCAGAAGTCGGGCAGTTTTCTTTACATCACTAGCTGTTTTagtatttattataacagTTATTGTTAATTGTTTGACATGGAGCCCAACTGGGCATGTTTTTCTTTTGcttattatttatctaaCCGGTTACATTTTATCGATATCATTAGCCTACAAATCCTTATACTTTTGGAGATTAAAAGTTTCTAATAGTTTAGGGccattataa